The following proteins come from a genomic window of Aquimarina sp. MAR_2010_214:
- a CDS encoding formyltransferase family protein has product MNTEQKINWAILVTGWGRNAKDTIEAFNDQKFKKSKISLVVYEEEPCGAAEIAEETGIETLQLFKKDFSNLGTYQIKLIEELKNRKIDYVFMLNYKYIIKQDMLSAFPDRIINIHPSIFPSFLGTKTAIQDALEYGVRITGITTHIIDDKLDEGIILCQTPIKVKKEDTFDTLYPKFAKKGKKIIINTIRLIEELHFQ; this is encoded by the coding sequence ATGAATACAGAACAAAAAATTAATTGGGCAATATTGGTAACCGGATGGGGACGTAATGCCAAAGATACGATTGAAGCTTTTAATGATCAAAAATTTAAGAAAAGCAAAATTTCTCTGGTTGTATATGAAGAAGAACCGTGTGGTGCAGCAGAGATAGCCGAAGAAACAGGGATAGAAACATTACAATTGTTTAAGAAAGATTTTTCCAACCTCGGGACTTATCAAATAAAATTAATTGAAGAACTTAAGAATAGAAAAATAGATTATGTATTTATGCTCAATTATAAATATATAATCAAGCAAGATATGTTGTCTGCCTTTCCCGATAGGATAATTAATATACATCCATCAATTTTTCCTAGTTTTTTAGGAACAAAAACAGCAATTCAAGATGCATTAGAATATGGAGTTAGGATTACAGGAATTACAACACATATTATTGATGATAAGTTAGATGAAGGAATAATTTTATGTCAAACTCCTATAAAAGTTAAGAAAGAAGATACTTTTGATACACTATATCCCAAATTTGCAAAAAAAGGAAAAAAAATAATCATAAATACCATTCGTCTGATAGAAGAATTACATTTTCAATAG
- a CDS encoding AMP-binding protein, with amino-acid sequence MKFVKALQESIENHFTHNVLCINNTFYTYKDFAIEVSKIRNAIVNTIEDSEKLIGLVTNDDLQTYASIIALWFEGKAYVPVNPSTPIERNHKVFELTDTRYVIDSSKKSIYQNYMVIASATLEDVEINLNPREVSDDQLAYILFTSGTTGLPKGVPITFNNVDALVNAIDAEPEFNLVSTDRCLQMFELTFDFSVVTYIFPFLSGACIYTIPKGAIKYFYVFKLIKEQKLTVLTMVPSIINYLRPYFSEINAPDVRYCSFGGGALHSDIAKEWSDCLPNCKMFNYYGPTEFTVYSGFYPYHKETHQKAHNGIIAIGTPQKDTLYLVVDENNNEVPLNVTGELCLGGPQITPGYWKNEERNTQSFFVREENGKSIRYYKTGDLCLKDEEGDFLYVGRADFQVKIRGYRVELAEIEFHAKAKSERKANIVALDIINNLGNAELGLAIESEEFDTDDIFDYMKTKMPDYMIPGHVRFIKEFPHSINGKINRKELRTYFDIN; translated from the coding sequence ATGAAATTTGTAAAAGCACTACAAGAATCAATTGAAAATCATTTTACTCATAATGTTTTATGTATAAATAATACCTTTTATACATATAAAGATTTTGCTATTGAAGTTTCTAAAATTAGGAATGCGATTGTCAATACTATTGAAGATTCTGAAAAGTTAATTGGTTTAGTAACGAATGACGACTTACAAACTTACGCTAGTATTATTGCACTATGGTTTGAAGGAAAAGCATATGTTCCTGTAAACCCTTCTACACCAATTGAGCGTAACCATAAAGTATTTGAATTAACAGATACGCGATATGTTATTGATTCTTCAAAAAAATCAATTTATCAAAATTATATGGTTATTGCTTCTGCAACATTAGAGGATGTAGAGATTAACCTGAATCCCAGAGAAGTTTCTGACGATCAATTAGCATATATATTGTTTACCTCTGGTACCACAGGACTTCCAAAAGGAGTTCCTATTACTTTTAATAATGTTGATGCATTGGTAAATGCAATTGACGCTGAGCCAGAATTTAATCTGGTTTCTACAGATCGGTGTTTACAAATGTTTGAGCTTACTTTTGACTTTTCAGTAGTAACTTACATATTTCCGTTTTTGTCTGGTGCTTGTATTTATACGATACCAAAAGGAGCAATCAAATATTTTTATGTTTTTAAACTTATAAAAGAACAGAAGCTTACTGTTCTTACTATGGTACCGTCAATTATAAACTATCTGCGACCGTATTTTTCCGAAATCAATGCTCCAGATGTAAGATATTGTAGTTTTGGAGGAGGAGCTTTACATAGCGATATTGCTAAAGAATGGAGTGATTGTCTTCCAAACTGTAAAATGTTTAACTATTATGGCCCAACAGAATTCACAGTCTATAGTGGCTTTTATCCATATCATAAAGAAACTCATCAAAAAGCTCATAATGGAATAATAGCTATAGGAACACCACAAAAAGATACATTATATCTTGTCGTTGATGAAAATAATAATGAAGTGCCTTTAAATGTTACAGGAGAATTATGTTTGGGCGGCCCACAGATAACTCCTGGGTATTGGAAAAATGAGGAACGAAATACTCAAAGTTTTTTTGTTAGAGAAGAAAATGGAAAAAGTATACGATATTACAAAACTGGAGATCTTTGTCTAAAAGATGAAGAAGGAGATTTTTTATATGTGGGTAGAGCAGATTTTCAAGTAAAAATTAGAGGATATAGAGTAGAGTTGGCAGAAATTGAATTTCATGCAAAAGCAAAATCAGAAAGAAAAGCCAATATAGTAGCTCTAGATATTATCAATAATCTGGGTAATGCAGAATTAGGTCTTGCAATCGAGTCTGAAGAATTTGATACCGATGATATATTTGATTATATGAAAACAAAAATGCCAGACTATATGATTCCTGGACATGTTAGATTCATAAAAGAATTTCCGCATAGTATTAATGGGAAAATTAATAGAAAAGAGTTAAGAACATATTTTGACATAAATTAA
- a CDS encoding acyl carrier protein, with translation MMNKEEILSKVKDAFVSVLEHDNFKLTDETTADDVDGWESITHMMIISEIEKSFNIKFKLMDLMNMNNVGDLIKTIESEL, from the coding sequence ATGATGAATAAAGAAGAGATTTTATCAAAGGTAAAAGATGCTTTCGTATCTGTATTAGAGCATGATAATTTTAAGCTTACAGATGAAACTACAGCAGATGATGTAGACGGATGGGAATCGATAACACACATGATGATTATTTCAGAGATAGAAAAATCTTTTAATATTAAATTTAAATTAATGGATTTAATGAATATGAATAATGTTGGAGATTTAATCAAAACAATAGAATCTGAATTGTGA
- a CDS encoding acetyltransferase: MEKTLIIGASGHAKVIIETIELNNNYEIYGLIDTFKPKGSKLLRYEVLGKEEDIPSLIKQGIRKGIIAIGDNWVRYQMYLKIKKIAPDFEFINVIHPSVVISPSVILGEGSVILASVTINAEAQVGDFCILNTGVNLGHDSIMKEFSSLAPGATIGGNVYIGKGTAISLGANIIQGITVGNYSVVGAGSVIVNNIDDYKLAYGVPAKEIRTFKKGERYLSGLWGEEKKKS, encoded by the coding sequence ATGGAAAAAACCCTCATTATTGGAGCCTCTGGCCATGCCAAGGTTATAATAGAAACCATAGAACTCAATAATAACTATGAAATTTATGGTCTTATAGATACCTTCAAACCAAAAGGAAGTAAATTATTAAGATATGAAGTTCTTGGGAAAGAAGAAGATATCCCTAGTTTAATAAAACAAGGCATTAGAAAAGGAATTATTGCTATTGGAGATAATTGGGTGCGATATCAAATGTATTTAAAAATAAAAAAAATAGCTCCTGATTTTGAGTTTATTAATGTAATTCACCCATCAGTTGTTATTAGCCCAAGTGTTATCTTGGGAGAAGGATCGGTGATATTAGCTTCAGTAACAATTAATGCAGAAGCGCAAGTAGGAGATTTTTGTATTTTGAATACAGGTGTTAATCTTGGACATGATAGTATTATGAAAGAATTTTCTAGTCTTGCTCCCGGAGCTACTATTGGAGGTAATGTGTATATAGGAAAAGGTACAGCAATATCACTAGGAGCTAATATAATACAAGGGATCACTGTAGGTAACTATAGTGTTGTAGGAGCAGGATCGGTTATTGTGAATAATATAGACGATTATAAATTAGCCTATGGAGTTCCTGCAAAAGAAATAAGAACATTCAAAAAAGGAGAACGGTATTTATCCGGCCTTTGGGGAGAAGAAAAAAAGAAAAGTTAA
- a CDS encoding sugar transferase has product MYNPYIKRMLDFVLSFFGITLLSPVILMLVLILVIVNKGKPFFFQLRPGKNGELFKIIKFKTMSDLKSGDEHNEHNVSRITKAGAFIRKYSLDEILQLINVLKGDMSLIGPRPLLVEYLPLYNDEQQKRHDVRPGITGWAQVKGRNAISWNQKFEYDVWYVKNLNLILDIKILFLTIKKVIIKEGVNVDQNITMTAWKGNNQN; this is encoded by the coding sequence ATGTACAACCCCTATATAAAAAGAATGTTAGATTTTGTGCTTTCATTCTTTGGTATCACATTGTTATCACCTGTTATACTAATGCTGGTTTTAATATTAGTGATTGTGAATAAAGGAAAGCCTTTTTTCTTTCAGTTACGACCTGGGAAAAATGGTGAACTTTTTAAAATTATTAAGTTTAAGACAATGTCAGATTTGAAATCCGGAGATGAGCATAATGAACATAATGTATCCCGTATAACCAAAGCAGGAGCATTTATTAGAAAATATTCATTAGACGAAATATTACAACTCATTAACGTCCTTAAAGGAGATATGAGCTTAATTGGTCCGAGACCTCTTTTGGTTGAATATTTACCTTTATATAATGATGAACAACAAAAAAGACATGATGTAAGACCAGGAATAACAGGATGGGCTCAGGTAAAAGGAAGAAACGCAATATCTTGGAATCAAAAATTTGAATATGATGTTTGGTATGTGAAGAATCTAAATCTTATCTTAGATATTAAAATTTTGTTCCTGACTATCAAGAAAGTAATTATTAAAGAAGGAGTTAATGTTGACCAAAATATAACCATGACAGCTTGGAAAGGGAATAACCAAAACTAA
- a CDS encoding NeuD/PglB/VioB family sugar acetyltransferase — translation MSKIKITKKPKKIRIYGAGGHSQVIREVLEENGYEITETYDDEPSGRHYASKNVASGVRKNLKDFPHEGHPLIIAVGINRERADIVRLLKSDFDKAIHQSAIIAPTAKIGEGTVVFAGAIIQPNTVIGEHVIINTAASIDHDNVIGNFAHISPKAALCGHVEVGEGSHVGVGAVVIPKVKIGKWCTIGAGTVVLKDVPDYSTVVGNPGKIIKTKLSDLKYGSKPKPSEITFVGSGISSSFTILHFLDLIEGHKGKRKINISIIDKYREFHTGIPYGSRSGFSVHLITSLKNFLPEPELGKFIKWLNNNKNWLLDELKKDGGTLSAEWIVKNEDKIKNNEWEDLFIPRRFFGWYINEKVNNKLEEFKSKELVDVNYINAEVIDIKKTEKEYELFLDNEDTIVSEKVIVSVGSLPVNYLWKNQDIIEDDNLLFVNDPYNIELKVALERIDNFLDKNPDKKANVLIVGANASALELLYKLNDIEKIKSGINKFIILSTQGVLPDAVIDEERKREYTPFNLQTLAKEKNITAEIVAEAVFKDLDYADQIHLGAASTVDSISKGFGALLYKLDSEELKKFACRYGNEIGRRQRCAGFHYSKTVDKLKEEKCFDHIAGRFSDVKRTAKGEYSLEYLDTKSGENRIYEDSINIVINCVGSTNLSKQNIPKLLKNLIEKEYCKPNDSKIGFKVNQQLEASDNLHIIGPLLAGNVFEGKAVWHVEHCGRIIWLSQMLSKKMNDYFFKNTELEEKLI, via the coding sequence ATGAGTAAAATTAAAATAACTAAAAAACCTAAAAAAATAAGGATATATGGAGCTGGTGGTCATTCTCAAGTAATACGAGAGGTGTTAGAAGAGAATGGTTATGAAATAACAGAAACTTATGATGATGAACCCTCTGGTCGCCACTATGCCTCTAAAAATGTAGCTTCTGGAGTTAGAAAAAATCTAAAAGATTTTCCTCATGAAGGACATCCATTAATTATAGCGGTAGGAATAAATAGAGAAAGAGCAGATATTGTTAGATTGCTAAAGAGCGATTTTGATAAAGCAATCCATCAATCCGCAATTATAGCTCCAACTGCAAAAATAGGAGAAGGTACTGTTGTTTTTGCTGGAGCAATAATTCAACCCAATACGGTTATTGGAGAACATGTAATTATAAACACCGCTGCAAGTATAGATCACGATAATGTTATTGGAAATTTTGCACATATTTCTCCCAAAGCAGCCTTATGTGGTCATGTAGAAGTAGGAGAAGGTTCACATGTGGGTGTAGGTGCAGTTGTAATACCGAAGGTTAAAATAGGGAAATGGTGCACTATTGGGGCAGGGACAGTAGTTTTAAAAGATGTACCAGATTATTCTACAGTTGTTGGTAATCCTGGTAAAATAATTAAAACAAAACTTAGCGACTTGAAATATGGTAGTAAACCAAAACCATCAGAAATCACCTTTGTCGGATCAGGAATTTCATCATCCTTCACTATTTTACATTTTTTAGACCTTATTGAAGGGCATAAAGGAAAAAGGAAAATTAATATTAGTATTATAGATAAATATCGCGAATTTCACACTGGGATACCATATGGTTCAAGGTCTGGTTTTTCGGTACACCTTATAACATCTTTAAAAAACTTTTTGCCAGAACCAGAGTTAGGAAAATTTATTAAATGGCTTAATAATAATAAGAATTGGCTATTAGACGAGTTAAAAAAAGATGGAGGAACCTTATCTGCAGAATGGATTGTTAAAAATGAAGATAAAATAAAGAATAATGAATGGGAAGACCTTTTTATACCACGTCGCTTTTTTGGATGGTATATCAATGAAAAAGTGAATAATAAACTAGAAGAATTTAAATCCAAAGAATTAGTTGATGTAAATTATATCAATGCAGAAGTAATCGATATAAAAAAAACAGAAAAGGAGTATGAGTTGTTTTTAGATAATGAAGATACTATTGTTTCTGAAAAAGTCATAGTATCTGTTGGTTCTCTACCAGTTAATTATCTTTGGAAAAATCAGGATATAATAGAAGATGATAATTTACTTTTTGTTAATGATCCGTATAATATCGAGTTGAAAGTAGCATTAGAGAGAATAGATAATTTTTTAGATAAGAATCCAGACAAAAAAGCTAATGTGCTTATAGTAGGAGCTAATGCGAGTGCATTAGAGTTACTTTATAAGTTAAATGATATTGAAAAAATAAAATCTGGGATAAATAAATTTATCATCCTTTCTACTCAAGGAGTATTACCAGATGCAGTTATCGATGAAGAACGAAAAAGGGAATATACGCCTTTTAACTTACAAACATTAGCTAAAGAAAAGAATATTACTGCAGAAATTGTAGCTGAAGCAGTATTTAAGGATTTAGATTATGCAGATCAAATTCATCTTGGAGCAGCATCTACAGTGGATAGTATATCAAAAGGTTTTGGTGCTTTATTGTATAAATTAGATTCTGAAGAACTAAAAAAGTTTGCTTGTCGCTATGGTAATGAAATAGGAAGAAGGCAACGATGTGCTGGATTTCATTATTCTAAAACCGTTGATAAACTAAAAGAGGAAAAATGTTTTGATCATATTGCAGGGAGATTTAGTGATGTTAAAAGAACTGCTAAAGGAGAATATTCTTTAGAATATTTAGATACAAAATCTGGGGAAAATAGAATCTATGAAGATTCTATTAATATAGTGATTAATTGCGTAGGTAGTACAAATTTATCCAAACAGAATATTCCTAAATTATTAAAAAACCTAATAGAAAAAGAATATTGTAAACCTAATGATTCTAAGATAGGATTTAAGGTTAATCAACAATTAGAAGCTTCTGATAATTTACATATTATTGGACCATTACTTGCAGGAAATGTGTTTGAAGGGAAGGCTGTGTGGCATGTTGAACATTGTGGTAGAATTATATGGTTATCACAAATGTTATCTAAAAAAATGAATGATTACTTTTTTAAGAATACTGAATTAGAAGAAAAACTTATATAG
- a CDS encoding GNAT family N-acetyltransferase — protein sequence MEQNYKLLIKNLDESSDIIEYKTLLQKKWNNNVYYSTEHLLHFEKNSDKLKYFLFEKDNIPIILMPFVFREIKVKDQKHPYFDVISPYGYSGPLFNNPIPEEDIAQFWNHVDRWYKDNNVITEFIRFSLNENHTRYSGCLTKTLSNVRGCLLENFEDQWMSFLPKVRNNYRKAINFNLEFKVFHKHEITKDIIKIFNDIYVSTMNRNNADRIYFFSNDYFENLILSNLDNISIAIAYYENIPISIELIIGYKETIFAFLGGTNAEYFSYRPNDFLRVKIIEWAIKNQFKNYVLGGGMKDGDGLYKNKKSLFPKDEDVIFYTGRKIINEKIYDELCLIANADYNSNHKENVKDYFFPFYRSSI from the coding sequence TTGGAGCAAAATTACAAACTATTAATAAAAAACCTTGATGAAAGTTCAGACATCATAGAATATAAGACACTTCTTCAAAAAAAATGGAACAATAATGTATATTACTCAACTGAACATTTGTTGCATTTTGAGAAGAACTCTGACAAACTGAAATACTTTTTGTTTGAAAAAGATAATATACCTATTATCCTAATGCCTTTTGTTTTTAGAGAAATAAAAGTCAAAGATCAAAAACATCCATATTTTGATGTTATAAGTCCATACGGCTATAGTGGTCCCTTATTTAATAATCCCATACCAGAAGAAGATATTGCCCAATTTTGGAACCATGTTGACAGATGGTATAAAGATAATAATGTAATAACAGAGTTTATTCGTTTTAGCTTAAATGAAAATCATACAAGATATTCAGGTTGTTTAACTAAAACATTATCAAATGTAAGAGGTTGTCTTTTAGAAAATTTTGAAGATCAATGGATGTCTTTCTTACCAAAGGTTAGAAACAATTACAGAAAGGCAATAAATTTCAATCTAGAATTTAAAGTATTTCATAAGCATGAAATAACAAAAGATATTATTAAAATCTTTAACGATATCTATGTTAGTACTATGAATCGTAATAATGCTGATCGTATTTATTTTTTCTCCAATGATTATTTTGAAAACCTAATATTGTCAAACTTAGATAATATTTCTATAGCTATTGCATATTATGAGAACATTCCTATTTCGATTGAACTTATCATTGGTTATAAGGAGACTATTTTTGCATTTCTTGGAGGGACAAACGCTGAATATTTTAGTTATAGACCGAATGATTTTCTTAGAGTGAAAATAATAGAATGGGCAATTAAAAATCAGTTTAAAAACTATGTTTTAGGAGGAGGAATGAAAGATGGTGATGGGTTGTATAAAAATAAAAAATCACTTTTCCCAAAGGATGAAGATGTGATTTTTTATACGGGCAGAAAAATAATTAATGAAAAAATTTATGATGAATTATGCCTGATAGCAAATGCAGACTATAACTCTAATCATAAAGAGAATGTAAAAGATTATTTTTTCCCTTTTTATAGGTCAAGTATATAA
- a CDS encoding GNAT family N-acetyltransferase, translating to MEIIEDKKRWGDLLSEVDRYDFYHTYDYHHLSKSDEEKPILVWYEDKGKIIGLPLLIRKIFDTNYFDVTSVYGYAGPISKNIDSSFDNEKYQNELHHFFLKNNIVSVFTRLNPFVKNQEIVLNGIGEIKQLSQIVTIDLSKEVDIQKHFFSKTTKRYINKARKLCFVKTGRSKEDIKIFMELYYENMDRVKAKKHYYFNEDYFHEFINSDDFETDILFVSHKETEEVISAAMMVKSKDVIHYHISGTKNDFLYLTPIRLLIDEARIQGTRDDYKYFNLGGGLGSTEDNLFKFKSSFSKDFENFKIWKYIVNEQVYDQLSCKYVNGKDKNDFFPEYRNL from the coding sequence TTGGAAATTATAGAAGATAAAAAGAGATGGGGAGATTTGCTCTCTGAAGTAGATAGGTACGATTTTTATCATACTTACGATTATCATCATTTATCTAAATCTGATGAAGAAAAGCCAATTCTTGTTTGGTATGAGGATAAAGGTAAAATTATTGGTTTACCATTGTTAATCCGAAAAATTTTTGATACTAATTACTTTGATGTAACTTCAGTTTATGGTTATGCTGGACCTATATCGAAGAATATAGATTCATCATTTGATAACGAAAAATATCAAAATGAATTGCACCATTTTTTTCTAAAAAATAATATAGTATCAGTGTTTACTCGGTTAAATCCGTTTGTGAAAAATCAAGAAATTGTATTGAATGGTATAGGAGAAATAAAACAATTAAGCCAAATTGTTACCATAGATCTCTCAAAAGAAGTAGATATTCAAAAACATTTCTTTTCTAAAACAACTAAGAGATATATTAATAAAGCAAGAAAACTTTGTTTTGTTAAAACAGGCCGATCAAAAGAAGATATAAAAATATTTATGGAACTGTATTATGAAAATATGGATAGGGTCAAGGCAAAGAAACACTATTATTTTAATGAAGACTATTTTCATGAGTTTATTAATAGTGATGATTTTGAAACCGATATTCTATTTGTCAGCCATAAAGAAACAGAAGAAGTTATATCTGCCGCAATGATGGTGAAATCTAAGGATGTTATTCATTACCATATATCAGGCACCAAAAATGATTTTTTATATTTAACTCCGATACGTTTGCTTATCGACGAAGCGAGAATCCAAGGAACCAGAGATGATTATAAGTATTTTAATTTAGGTGGAGGATTAGGAAGTACAGAGGATAATCTTTTTAAGTTTAAATCTTCTTTTTCTAAAGATTTTGAAAACTTCAAAATTTGGAAATACATTGTAAATGAACAGGTATATGATCAATTGTCTTGCAAATATGTAAACGGAAAAGATAAGAATGATTTTTTTCCTGAATATAGAAATCTATAA
- a CDS encoding putative quinol monooxygenase, producing the protein MKKTVIARLGVQKESVEQFLTYAKKMVQESNIEEGCISYSLYQEIDNSTGFIFYEEYTDMDAVNTHNSSNHFKEFISLVSSMLTLEPIIEVF; encoded by the coding sequence ATGAAAAAAACAGTTATAGCACGATTAGGTGTACAGAAAGAAAGTGTTGAGCAATTTTTAACCTATGCAAAAAAAATGGTTCAGGAAAGTAATATAGAAGAGGGTTGTATAAGCTATAGTTTATATCAAGAAATAGACAATTCTACAGGGTTTATTTTTTATGAAGAATACACAGATATGGATGCTGTTAATACTCATAATTCTTCTAATCATTTTAAAGAGTTTATCTCTCTTGTGTCCTCAATGCTTACATTAGAACCAATAATAGAAGTTTTTTAA
- a CDS encoding AraC family transcriptional regulator: protein MLINKTSYKPNKSLTKYIDRIYVLKQSGEFKLPAILPGAGLELLFHTHEPFLINNHKCNDAHIICPRNSILHIDDTNDVSFISVRFKSGAFRHFSSIPYLELNNQFASVEDIWGTRGKDFLEQLNEYHTIQNKIKSIESFLLKCLYDYHDKQNSKWDTIMYSLYKQYSSISLKELAAYTNLSYRQFERNFKSQFGVTPKKIQRIIRFEATVKKVLLDRESGYLSTALDQGYYDQSHFINEFQFFAGEKPTDYFITKNYDHHFYDKSIETSERF from the coding sequence TTGTTAATCAATAAAACGTCATATAAACCCAATAAAAGTCTAACAAAATATATTGACCGAATTTATGTGTTAAAACAATCGGGAGAATTTAAATTGCCTGCCATTTTACCAGGGGCAGGTTTAGAATTGTTGTTTCATACTCATGAACCATTTCTAATAAATAATCATAAGTGTAATGATGCTCACATCATTTGCCCTAGAAATTCAATACTACATATAGATGATACTAATGATGTTTCTTTTATATCAGTTCGATTTAAAAGTGGAGCTTTTCGTCACTTTTCTTCAATTCCATATTTAGAACTAAACAATCAGTTTGCTTCTGTTGAGGATATTTGGGGCACTAGAGGTAAAGACTTTTTGGAGCAGCTAAATGAGTATCATACTATTCAAAATAAAATTAAAAGTATAGAATCCTTTTTGCTTAAATGTCTGTATGATTACCATGATAAACAAAATAGCAAATGGGATACTATCATGTATTCTCTGTATAAGCAGTATAGTTCAATTTCTTTAAAAGAATTGGCTGCTTATACTAATTTGAGTTACCGTCAGTTTGAAAGGAATTTTAAATCTCAATTTGGGGTTACGCCAAAAAAAATCCAACGAATCATACGATTTGAAGCAACGGTAAAAAAAGTCCTATTAGACAGGGAATCAGGGTACTTGTCCACAGCACTAGATCAAGGTTATTATGATCAAAGCCATTTTATTAATGAGTTTCAGTTTTTTGCAGGAGAAAAACCCACTGATTATTTTATAACAAAGAATTATGATCATCACTTTTATGATAAATCGATAGAAACATCAGAAAGATTTTAG
- a CDS encoding MBOAT family protein: MLFNSLDFFIFLPIVFVLYWFIFYKQIQIQNLFILIASYIFYGLWDWRFLFLILASTIIDFFVGQAIYTSNSNQRKKNWLWISVIFNIGLLGFFKYYNFFIDSWIDFFSIFGYELKNTWTLQIILPVGISFYTFQTMSYSLDIYYKRLSPTKNFIAFATFVSFFPQLVAGPIERASNLLSQITTKRVFNYTQCTEGLKLILWGLFKKVVIADSIAPIVDDIFLNYNDYSASTLILGVSLFSFQVYGDFSGYSDIAIGTAKLFGIELMSNFKFPTFSRNVAEYWQRWHVSLSTWFRHYVYIPLGGSRVSKLKSVRNIIIIFIVSGFWHGANWTFIVWGAIHAALYIPVFLMGRNRIYMNSVVAENRWFPSLIEILQILLTFSLVTFSRVFFRSESITDAFGFIEQIYSNFSYETYQHPLGYRIVDYFILLGLFVLYEFRIRRDERAPFKFKSRIMRFIVYTLVILGMLLFFDDNIDRSFIYFQF; the protein is encoded by the coding sequence ATGCTATTTAATTCTTTAGATTTTTTCATTTTTCTGCCAATCGTTTTTGTTCTCTATTGGTTTATTTTCTATAAACAAATTCAGATTCAGAATTTATTTATACTTATTGCCAGCTATATTTTTTATGGTTTATGGGATTGGAGATTTCTATTTCTTATACTTGCAAGTACCATTATTGATTTTTTTGTCGGTCAAGCCATTTACACGAGTAATTCTAATCAAAGAAAAAAAAATTGGTTGTGGATAAGTGTGATTTTTAATATTGGCCTTTTAGGGTTCTTTAAATACTATAATTTCTTCATTGATTCCTGGATAGACTTCTTCTCTATTTTTGGATATGAACTTAAGAACACGTGGACATTACAGATTATTTTACCGGTAGGAATATCTTTCTATACGTTTCAAACGATGTCATATTCATTAGATATTTATTATAAAAGATTATCCCCTACCAAAAATTTTATTGCATTTGCAACATTTGTTAGTTTTTTTCCGCAATTGGTAGCAGGTCCAATCGAAAGAGCTTCTAATCTCTTATCGCAAATCACCACTAAGAGAGTTTTCAACTACACACAATGTACAGAAGGCTTAAAACTTATATTATGGGGCCTATTTAAGAAAGTTGTTATTGCAGACTCTATCGCTCCTATCGTAGATGATATTTTTCTTAACTACAATGATTATTCTGCTTCTACTCTAATCCTTGGCGTATCGCTTTTTAGTTTTCAGGTCTATGGAGATTTTAGTGGTTATTCTGATATCGCTATTGGAACGGCTAAACTATTTGGTATAGAATTAATGTCTAACTTTAAATTTCCAACATTTTCCAGAAATGTTGCTGAATACTGGCAGCGATGGCATGTTTCCCTATCCACCTGGTTTCGACATTATGTATACATCCCCCTTGGAGGAAGTAGAGTAAGTAAACTTAAATCGGTTCGAAATATTATTATCATCTTCATAGTAAGTGGTTTTTGGCATGGAGCAAACTGGACTTTTATTGTATGGGGAGCAATCCATGCTGCTTTATACATTCCTGTTTTCTTAATGGGACGAAATCGTATTTATATGAATAGTGTTGTGGCTGAAAATCGCTGGTTTCCCTCTTTAATAGAAATCTTACAAATTTTACTCACTTTTTCATTAGTTACATTCTCTAGAGTATTTTTTAGGTCTGAATCGATTACCGATGCTTTTGGCTTTATAGAACAGATATATTCTAACTTTTCATATGAAACCTATCAACACCCATTAGGGTATCGCATAGTAGATTACTTTATCCTATTAGGTCTTTTTGTATTGTATGAATTTAGAATCAGGAGAGATGAACGTGCTCCCTTTAAGTTTAAATCAAGAATCATGAGATTCATTGTATACACTTTAGTAATTTTAGGAATGTTACTATTCTTTGATGATAATATAGATAGGTCATTTATTTATTTTCAATTCTAA